A single Numenius arquata chromosome 1, bNumArq3.hap1.1, whole genome shotgun sequence DNA region contains:
- the BIRC2 gene encoding baculoviral IAP repeat-containing protein 2 codes for MNIMENSPFLASIAKQSAFCGELKYDLSCELYRMSTFSTFPVNVPVSERSLARAGFYYTGVQDKVKCFSCGLSLDNWQPGDNAMEKHKQLYPSCSFVQNMLSLNNLGLSSRSAFSPLVANSLSPSLHSITLSPSSEQVGYFSGSFSSFPQDPITTRAVEDLSLLRPKLHNPSMSTEDARLRTFHSWPLTFLSPTDLAKAGLYYLGTADKVACFTCGGQLSNWEPKDNAMSEHRRHFPNCPFVENLTREQTSFNVSNVSMQTHEARVKTFINWPTRIPVQPEQLADAGFYYVGRNDDVKCFCCDGGLRCWESGDDPWIEHAKWFPRCEYLLRVKGGEFVSQIQARFPHLLEQLLSTSDTPVDENIDPPIIHFEPGESHSEDAIMMNTPVVKAALEMGFGRRLIKQTVQSKILATGENYKTVNDLVCDLLTAEDEKREEEKERQFEEVASDDLSLIRKNRMALFQRLTCVLPILGSLLSAKVITELEHDVIKQKTQTPLQARELIDTVLVKGNEAASIFRNCLRDCDPVLYKDLFVEKNIKYVPTEDVSGLPMEEQLRRLQEERTCKVCMDREVSIVFIPCGHLVVCKECAPSLRKCPICRGTIKGTVRTFLS; via the exons ATGAACATAATGGAAAATAGCCCTTTCTTGGCTAGCATCGCGAAGCAGAGTGCTTTCTGTGGTGAACTGAAGTATGACTTATCCTGTGAACTCTACAGAATGTCAACGTTCTCTACTTTCCCTGTTAATGTGCCGGTGTCGGAACGAAGTCTTGCTCGGGCTGGGTTTTATTACACTGGTGTGCAAGATAAAGTTAAGTGCTTCAGTTGTGGCTTATCATTGGACAACTGGCAGCCAGGAGATAATGCTATGGAAAAACACAAACAGCTGTATCCTAGCTGCAGTTTTGTTCAAAACATGCTTTCACTTAACAACCTCGGACTCTCCTCTCGTTCCGCTTTTTCGCCTCTGGTTGCAAacagtctctccccatctctacATTCCATAACGCTTTCTCCAAGTTCAGAACAAGTTGGATATTTCAGTGgctctttttccagttttcctcaAGACCCAATAACTACTAGGGCAGTTGAAGACCTTTCATTGTTGAGACCTAAACTTCACAATCCTTCTATGAGTACAGAAGATGCTAGACTACGCACTTTTCACTCATGGCCCCTGACGTTTCTCTCGCCCACTGATCTGGCAAAGGCTGGACTTTATTACTTGGGGACAGCAGACAAAGTTGCTTGTTTCACCTGTGGTGGCCAGCTGAGTAACTGGGAACCCAAAGATAATGCTATGTCTGAGCATCGGAGACACTTTCCTAACTGCCCTTTTGTGGAAAACCTTACCCGAGAACAGACAAGTTTCAACGTTTCAAATGTGAGCATGCAAACCCATGAAGCACGTGTTAAAACATTCATAAATTGGCCAACTAGAATTCCTGTTCAGCCTGAACAGCTTGCAGATGCTGGCTTTTACTATGTAG GCCGCAATGATGACGTCAAGTGTTTTTGCTGTGATGGTGGGTTAAGATGCTGGGAATCTGGAGACGATCCATGGATTGAGCATGCAAAGTGGTTTCCAAG GTGTGAGTATCTGCTTCGTGTAAAAGGAGGAGAGTTTGTAAGTCAAATTCAGGCCAGGTTCCCCCATCTTCTTGAACAG CTCTTGTCAACCTCTGATACACCTGTAGATGAAAACATTGATCCTCCAA TTATTCATTTTGAACCTGGAGAGAGTCATTCAGAAGATGCAATCATGATGAATACACCTGTTGTTAAAGCTGCCTTGGAGATGGGATTCGGTAGAAGGCTGATAAAGCAAACAGTGCAAAGTAAAATCTTGGCCACTGGAGAAAACTACAAGACTGTTAATGATCTTGTGTGTGATCTGCTCACTGCTGAAGatgaaaagagggaagaagagaaagagagacaatTTGAAGAAGTGGCATCAG ATGATTTGTCCTTAATCCGGAAGAATCGAATGGCTTTATTCCAACGTCTAACATGTGTACTTCCAATCCTCGGGAGTTTACTATCAGCTAAAGTGATAACGGAACTTGAGCATGATGTAATTAAGCAAAAGACTCAGACACCATTGCAAGCAAGGGAACTAATAGATACTGTTCTAGTGAAAGGAAATGAAGCAGCCAGCATATTCAGAAACTGTCTACGAGATTGTGACCCTGTACTGTACAAAGATTTATTTG tGGAGAAGAACATAAAGTATGTTCCCACAGAAGATGTTTCAG GTTTACCTATGGAAGAACAATTAAGAAGATTGCAAGAGGAAAGAACATGTAAAGTTTGCATGGACAGAGAAGTTTCTATTGTTTTTATTCCGTGTGGCCACTTAGTGGTATGCAAAGAATGTGCTCCATCCCTTAGAAAATGCCCTATTTGCAGGGGGACAATAAAGGGTACAGTTCGTACATTTCTTTCCTAA
- the TMEM123 gene encoding porimin: MRILTGTRCALRAAALLLLLLVPGSQTNNSSSTTPFATIPGNELQGNSSSSTLTVISSTQSTTTSAVGLSTSTTHLTSTSQPNTTATSAALTTEPTKTSQTTRSTTASSVTSSQLNSTVVTTSKVSFTSVTATSKSEAVVAKTSRFDVGSFVGGIVLTLGVLVILYIGCKTYHSRRGIQYRTIDEHDAII, from the exons ATGCGGATCCTCACCGGCACTCGCTGCGCGCTGCGGGcggcagcgctgctgctgctcctcctcgtccccggcTCCC AGACAAACAACTCCAGCAGTACTACACCCTTTGCTACGATTCCAGGCAATGAGTTGCAAG gCAATAGCAGTTCATCCACTCTTACTGTTATATCATCCACACAATCTACAACCACATCTGCAGTAG GTTTGTCCACGAGTACTACTCATCTGACTAGTACTAGCCAGCCCAACACCACCGCTACGTCTGCCGCCTTAACGACTGAGCCCACCAAAACCAGCCAGACAACGAGATCCACCACAGCTTCATCAGTCACATCATCACAACTCAATAGTACAGTGGTGACCACTTCCAAGGTTTCTTTCACTTCTGTAACAG ccaCATCAAAATCTGAGGCTGTCGTAGCCAAAACCTCCAGGTTTGATGTGGGCAGTTTTGTAGGTGGCATTGTGCTGACACTTGGAGTCCTAGTTATTCTCTACATTGGATGCAAAACCTATCACTCTAGAAGAGGCATTCAGTACAGAACCAT TGATGAACATGATGCTATCATTTAA